GCCGGCCGCGCTGCCCGGGCGGCCGGACGACCGGCTGTTCGTCGGGCTTGGCTTCGGATCCAATATCGATGCCGACACATGGCGGCGCGCGCCGCTCAACCTCGTCGCGGTGGTCGACAAGTCAGGATCGATGGATGGTCAGCCGCTCGACCTGGTCCGCAAGAGCCTCCGCCAGATCGCCGGCCAGATGCGCACGGGCGATCGCATCGCGATCGTCCTCTATGGCGATGAGAGCCATGTCTGGCTCAAGCCCACCGACGCCGGCCGGGACCGGGCGGCCGTGCTCGCGGCGATCGACGGGATCAAGAGCGAAGGCTCGACCAACATGGAGGAAGGGCTCAAGATCGGTTACGAGACCGCTTTCGCCGACGCCGCCCGGTTCGAGGGCAATACCCGCGTGATGCTGTTCACCGATGAGCAGCCCAATGTCGGTAGCACCGATGCGGGCAGCTTCATGGGAATGGCGCTGGATGCCTCACGGCGCGGCATCGGCCTGACGACGATCGGCGTCGGGCTGCAATTCGATGCCGAACTCGCCACCACCATTTCGAGCGTGCGCGGCGGCAACCTGTTCTTCATCGGCAATGCCGACGAGGTAAAGAGCGTGTTCGTCCGTCAGCTCGATACGATGGTGAGCGAATTGGCGCATGACGTGGTGCTGACGATGGTCCCGACCGCCGGCTACAGCATCACCGGCGTATTCGGCGTGCCCGACGGACTGATGCAGGAGGGCAAGGACGGCGCGATCGCGATCACCGTGCCCACCGCCTTTCTCAGCACCAATGGCGGCGGGATCTTCGTATCGCTGGGCAAGGAAAGCGCGCGCGACCATCTTCCCGCCATCGCGCTTGCTGCCGGCGAGCCGCTGATGCGCGTCGATCTCAGCTATGTCGGCGCCGCGGACGGCAAGGCGGGGCGCGATTCGGTGACGGTTGCGGCGCCCGCCGGCACGCCGAGCACGGCGCTGCGATCCGCGCAGCTGCTCGTCGACGAGTATCTCTCGATGCAGGGGGCAGCGGCGGCCTATCATTCGAACAACGATCCCAAGGCCG
The window above is part of the Sphingomonas sanxanigenens DSM 19645 = NX02 genome. Proteins encoded here:
- a CDS encoding vWA domain-containing protein; protein product: MPLSRRLPLPRLLLSLALVLPAPALLAQDQPPQEEEQEGLDNVIVTGMRVRQGGAQDIRHFRKVALESGIPQPDSLTVEGLMGEHDLTIATATPCAQLFCLATEAMPAALPGRPDDRLFVGLGFGSNIDADTWRRAPLNLVAVVDKSGSMDGQPLDLVRKSLRQIAGQMRTGDRIAIVLYGDESHVWLKPTDAGRDRAAVLAAIDGIKSEGSTNMEEGLKIGYETAFADAARFEGNTRVMLFTDEQPNVGSTDAGSFMGMALDASRRGIGLTTIGVGLQFDAELATTISSVRGGNLFFIGNADEVKSVFVRQLDTMVSELAHDVVLTMVPTAGYSITGVFGVPDGLMQEGKDGAIAITVPTAFLSTNGGGIFVSLGKESARDHLPAIALAAGEPLMRVDLSYVGAADGKAGRDSVTVAAPAGTPSTALRSAQLLVDEYLSMQGAAAAYHSNNDPKAAYALLAGLDKRLAASGLSGLEGERTLVGKLLEQTAFYAGYAGERPKSLSHLGVIGDWRIISAVGFEDLRRGDQVSFSDDEEFTVVRANPRRGEEAEDYESYEINERKIHLPESKLVMSYRADRDRLYLNGDDAQGRLRLVMARLETE